From a region of the Leptospira montravelensis genome:
- a CDS encoding DNA alkylation repair protein yields the protein MEPLKEMYSREWVLGLGNQLAKVDSKINPLTFQKQVFASPWKEMELKERINRLSEVLVEHWPGPLSKIYPKLFKLIENLRSHGVSDFNFPYIFLNDIVTKSGLNDFDTSMKVLEKLTVFSSAEFAIRFFYKHHFDQTLKQMYDWSKHKEPMVRRLASEGSRPMLPWGIGIPEIKTNPEIHLPIIESLWDDKDEIVRRSAANHLNDISKLKPDLVLEFCKTRIGKSKELDKNLKHSLRTLLKKGNTKALSFFSYDTQWKPAKIKFGVINKKVKIGDSIEFTVSISQTLKDETKVRMEYKIGFLLSNGSYGYKVFQLGERNLFPNEKIKISKKHSMAPITTRVYYPGIHTISILLNGNEYKTQKFELIRDRK from the coding sequence ATGGAACCTTTGAAAGAAATGTATTCTCGCGAGTGGGTCCTCGGGTTAGGAAACCAATTAGCTAAGGTTGACTCCAAAATCAATCCTCTAACGTTTCAAAAACAGGTATTTGCCTCACCTTGGAAAGAAATGGAATTAAAGGAAAGGATCAACCGGCTGTCCGAAGTATTGGTGGAACATTGGCCTGGCCCACTTTCCAAAATTTATCCTAAATTATTTAAGCTTATCGAAAATTTGCGCAGTCACGGAGTTTCTGACTTTAATTTTCCCTATATATTTTTGAACGATATTGTCACCAAGTCAGGGTTAAATGATTTTGATACATCAATGAAAGTATTAGAAAAACTTACGGTTTTTTCTAGTGCAGAATTTGCTATTAGGTTCTTTTACAAACACCATTTTGATCAAACTCTAAAACAAATGTACGATTGGTCAAAACATAAGGAGCCAATGGTAAGGCGATTGGCAAGTGAAGGTAGCCGTCCAATGTTACCTTGGGGAATCGGTATTCCCGAAATAAAAACAAATCCAGAAATCCATTTGCCAATCATTGAATCTCTTTGGGATGATAAAGATGAAATTGTTCGTAGGAGTGCAGCAAACCATTTGAATGATATTTCCAAACTAAAACCTGATTTAGTATTGGAGTTTTGTAAAACAAGGATTGGTAAATCTAAAGAATTAGATAAAAATCTAAAACATTCTTTACGCACACTTTTAAAAAAAGGAAATACCAAAGCCCTTTCTTTCTTTTCTTATGACACACAATGGAAACCAGCGAAAATCAAATTTGGTGTAATAAACAAAAAAGTCAAAATTGGAGATTCAATTGAGTTTACCGTTTCAATCAGCCAAACACTAAAAGATGAAACTAAGGTTAGGATGGAATATAAAATAGGGTTTTTGTTATCAAATGGTTCCTATGGTTATAAGGTGTTTCAGTTAGGTGAAAGAAATTTATTTCCAAATGAAAAAATCAAGATTTCTAAAAAACATTCGATGGCGCCAATCACCACACGGGTTTACTATCCCGGAATACATACGATATCAATTTTGTTAAATGGCAATGAATACAAAACGCAAAAATTTGAATTAATTAGGGATAGGAAATAA